The genome window GCGTTTTAGTCAGGATGTGGTTAAAAAAGCCATGAAGATGACCCAAGATGCTGGTATTCATATTATTGGTAATTTTATGTTTGGACTTCCCGACGATACTCTTGAAACTATGCAAGAAACATTTTCTTTAGCGCAAGAAATTAATTGTGAATATGTTAATTTTTACGCCACCATGGCGTATCCGGGTTCGCCGCTTTATCAAGATGCGATTAAACAAGGATTGAGTCTGCCGGATGGATGGATGGGATTTTCGCAGTTTAGCCCTCAAACGCTTCCTTTGCCAACAAAATATTGTTCGGCCGAAGAAGTTTTGCGTTTTCGTGATGATGCGTTTAACGCTTATTATAGTAATTCTAAATATTTAGATATGATTTTGGAAAAGTTTGGACAAGAAACAGTAGATCATATTAAAGAGATGCTTAAACATAAACTCAAGCGGGATATTTTATCAAAATAATTTATAGGAGTTAAGAAATGATTATAAGCCGAACCCCTTTTCGTGTTTCTTTCTTTGGCGGCGGAACAGATTATCCTGCTTGGTTTAATGAAAATAAAGGTGCTTCTTTAGGTACGACTATTGATAAGTATTGCTATATTACTTGTCGCTATTTGCCTCCTTTTTTTGATCATAAGTCGCGTATTATTTATTCTAAGGTCGAGCAGGTGAACAACGTCGACGACATTGTTCATCCGGCTGTGCGTGAAGCGATTAAGTTTTTAAAGATTTCAGATGGTCTTGAAATTCATCATGATGGTGACCTTCCCGCTCGCACAGGCTTGGGCTCTAGTTCGTCTTTTACCGTTGGGCTTTTAAACGGATTATATGCTTTAAAAGGAAAGATGGTTAGCAAGCAACGTTTAGCTGAGGAAGCGATTTATGTTGAGCAGGAAATGTGCAAGGAAAATGTTGGATGTCAAGATCAAGCATTAGTGGCAAATGGTGGATTTAATTATGTTGAATTTGGTGGGTCAACCCATTTAAAGACAACAAAGGTAACGATTTCATCTGAGAAGTTAAAGTTTTTACAAGATCGTCTGATGTTGTTTTTTACAGGATTCTCAAGAACGGCATCAGAGATTGCGAAACATCAAATTGAAAATATTCCAAAGAAGAAAAAAGATTTAACTGAAATGTATCAAATGGCATCAACAGCTCTCGATATTCTAAATGGAAATGATATTTCAGAATTTGGAAAACTTTTAGATGAATCTTGGCAAATAAAAAAACAATTATCTGATAAAATATCAACGCCATATATTGACGAAATTTATGAAAAGGCTAAAAAAGCTGGGGCTTCAGGAGGAAAACTTTTAGGTGCCGGTGGGGGAGGATTTGTTTTGTTATTTGCTGATCCAGAAAAACAAAATCAGATCAGAGAAGCTCTAAATTCGTTATTGGAAATTCCTTTTAAGTTTGAGATGCAAGGAAGCCAAATTATTTTTTATCAACCAAATACTGGAAAAGTGGAGTAAGCCTTTTGTGCGACTTATCAAAAATAGATGTTGTTGTTTTAGCCGGAGGCTTAGGAAAACGTCTTCGTTCTGAGACGGGAAATACGCCAAAAGTTTTGGCTCAGGTTAATGGTGTTCCTTTTCTTGATATCTTGCTTAAAAATCTTTCAAGCCAAGGCTTTAAAAAAGTTATTTTATGTACCGGTTATCAGTCTCAAGAGATTGAGTCTTATTATCAGAATAATGCTTTAGGATTGACGATTGAATTCTCTACGGAAGAAGCGCCTCTTGGAACAGGAGGTGCAATTAAGAAAGCTCGATCATTTGTGCGAAGCGATAAATTCTTTGCTCTCAATGGTGATTGTTTTTGCACCGTTTTATTTAAAGATTTCTTAAAGTTTCATAATGAAAAGAATGCTTTTACTTCAATGGTCTTAACAGAAGTTAAGGATAAGAAGGATTTTGGATCTGTTGTTATTGATGATAATAACGCAATTATGAGTTTTCAAGAAAAGAGTGAAAAAGCATTTTCGCCGTATGTTAGTGTTGGCATTTATTGTTTTGAAAGAGAAGTTTTTGACTCAATGCCAAGCCAAGAAGCTTTTTCGATTGAACATGATTTTTTTCCAAATCTCATTAACAAAAGTTTCTTTGGATTTATCACGGATCAAGGTTTCTTAGATATCGGTACCCCGGATCGATACAAACTAGCACAAGAAAAATTAGTCAATAATGAATAAGAAAAGAATGTTTTTACTGGAGATGGCTGATTAAGAATTATTGAAAATTAGCTGATAAAGTGGTTGAAAAAAGCCATTGTAAAATTATACTGTTAAGAGGGTCTTCCGAAAAATATCTCTGTCAGTTTATGATTCAGACAATGATTTAATATTTATGGGAAGCAAGCTAGGCGCTTATTAAAGGAGTTGTAATAAAATGAGTATTCCATTTGTTGATTTTCGTCCTCAATATGATGAGGTAAAAAATGAAGTTGATAAAGGTGTAAAAAAAGTTTTCGAGACTGGAAATTTTATTCTTGGGGCTGAAGAAAAAGATTTTGAAGTAAATTTTGCAAAATATTGTGATACGCAATACGGCATTGGCGTTAATTCCGGAACAGATGCACTGCATTTGGCTTTACGTGCGCTTGATATCGGGCCGGGAGATGAGGTCATTGTTCCGACATTTACATTTATTGCTTCTGCTTTAGCTGTGTCGTACACCGGAGCAACGCCTGTTTTTGCAGATATTGAAGAGGGCACGTATAGTCTTGATATAAAAAAGCTGGAGTCTCTTATTACGAAGAAAACAAAAGCTATTATGCCAGTTCATTTGTACGGTCAGCCTGCAAATTTAGATGAGATTTTAGCTATTGCTAAAAAGCATAATTTAAGAATTGTTGAAGATTGTGCGCAGGCTCATGGAGCGCTTTACAAGAACAAGAAAGTTGGTTCGTTTGGCGATATAGGTTGTTTTAGTTTTTATCCGACTAAGGGATTAGGAGCTTTTGGCGACGGAGGATTTATTGCAACGAATAGTGAAGATCTTTATAATAAAGTTTTGATGTTGCGCGATTATGGAAGAAAAGGCCGTTACGAGCACGTTATCAAGGGATATAATTCTAGGCTAGACACGGTTCAGGCTGTTGTTTTAGACGCTAAGTTAAAACATTTTGATCGGTGGAATAAAATGCGAAATGAAGCAGCTGTTTATTATGGAAAACTTTTAGATCAAATTGAAGGTGTTTGTGCGCCTGTGATTAAAGAAAATCGAACACACACATTTCAAACATTTGCTATTCGAACAAAGAATAGAGATATTGTTTGCGAAAGAATGCAGAAAAAAGGGATAGGGGTTTTGGTTCACTATCCGATTCCTGTTCATCTTCAAGAAGCATATCAAGAGCTAGAATATAAAAAAGGTGATCTTCCGGTATCAGAAAAAATTGCAGGTGAGATTTTGTCTTTGCCGATGTTTCCGCATATTAAAAAAGAGCAAATTGATTTGGTTTGTGCAGTGCTTAAGGAATCTTTGTTTGATGGGTCAGGCCAACAGTGTGGTTGTTGTAAAGAATAAGAAAAAGAAATAAAAAGGTGTGTTTTTTCATTTTGCTAGATTATGAACTGTGCAAAATATTTGGATATTGAAAAAGGATAAGAAGAAATGAAAATTGCTTTTTTAGATCGGGATGGTGTTATTAATCAGTTTCCTGGATTTGGGAAGTATGTTACTAAGGTTAAAGACTTCCATTTTATTCCTGGATCGATTGAGGCTATTGTTGATTTAACGAAAAGAGGATACGCTATTTTTGTTGTATCTAATCAGGCTGGCGTTGCAAAGGGAATTTATTCAGAAAGAAAGCTTGAGCAGATTAATGATTATATGATGCGACATGTTAAAAAAGCTGGTGGACGAATTAAAAAAGTTTTTTATTGCAGACATCGTTCTGATGCAGGGTGTGATTGTCGAAAACCAAATATAGGCTCTATTGAGCGGGCTCTTAAAATTATCAATAAAGAGTCAAAGGATGCCAAGTATGCGTATTTTGTTGGTGATGACAAGACGGATATCGAAGCAGGGCATAATGCTGGATGCAAAACAATTTTAGTGTTATCTGGAAAGAATCAAAGAAAAGATGCAAAGAGTTGGGCGGTTCAACCTGATTTTATTGCACAAACACTTTCAGATGCAAGAAAGATTATCATCAATGAAAATTCTTCTTATTCATGCCTCGGCAGGAGCCGGACACCAAAAAGCCGCTGAGGCTATTTATACTAGCGTCAAAAAACATACCGATTTTAATGTTCAACTCGTTGACGCTCTAGACTATACCAATTCTTTTTACAAAAAGATTTATCGAAAAACATATGCCCTTTTAATTAGCAAATGCCCAAAGGCGTGGGGGTTTTTCTTTTGGCTTGCGGATATTCGTTTTTTGCTGAGGGTTGTGCAGGGGTTGAGACGTTTTTTTAATGCCATCAATGCGCAGAAATTGCATCAATTTTTAAAAAAAGAAAATTTTGATTATATTATTTCGACGCATTTTTTTCCAAATGAGGTCGCGGCGTTTTTAAAGCGCAGAGGAGAGATCACTTCAAAAATTATTTGTGGCGTTACGGATTATGATGCACATAGCATCTGGGTCTCTCAGGGTGTTGATCGTTATTGTGTTGCTTGTGAACATACTAAAAAGACGCTAGTTTCTTTAGGTGTTCGAAGTGAAGAAATATTGATCACAGGAATTCCAACGGACGAGAAATTTTCACAAGAATATGATCGTGCAAGTCTTTGTGATAAGCTAGGGCTTAAAAAAGATATTTTTACAGTTTTAATTGCAACCGGATCTTTTGGTATAGGACCGATTGAAGAAATTATCGCATCATTATCTGGGTTTCAGCGAGTTGTTGTCTGTGGGCATAACAAGAGTTTATTTAATCGTTTATTGAAAACTAAAGATGACCTTACTAAGGTATATGGTTTTATTGATAACATGAACGAGTTTATGGCTGTTTCCGATGCTATGGTTACAAAGCCAGGTGGTCTTTCCATTTCAGAAGCCCTAGTTACAGGGCTTGTTCTTATTTTCTTCAGCGCGATTCCTGGACAGGAAACAAATAATATTAAAGTTTTAAAAGAATATGGTGTTGGAGTAAGCGGTGTAACAATTCTTGAAATGGCTGAGGAAATTAAGACTCTCAATGCTTCCCTAGAATATAGAGCGAAAGCAATGGCCAATATAAAGAAATTAGCCCGTCCATCTGCCTCTTGTGATATTATTAATCTAATCGCGTAAATTTATTCATTAAAAAATATGAAAAAACAAATTGCTCAGGTTGTTGTTGGTCTTCCTGTAGATAAATCATTTGATTATAAGATTGATTCTGCATTTTTAGGAAAGATAAAAGTGGGTCAACGCGTTATTGTCCCATTCCAGTCAAAAAAAATGATGGGATTTGTTGTTGGTTTAAAAGAGACAAGTCCTTTTGAAAAACTAAGATCGATTATTAATGTCTTAGACTCAGAGCCGGTTATTTCGCCTAACCTTCTTAAGCTCGCAGAAGAGTTTTCAAAATATTATTGTTGCTCTTTTGGCGAGGCGGTAGAAACATTCTTGCCTAGAAATTTAAAGAAAACAAAGAAATCAGTAGAAATCTCTATTAAGAAAGATGTTCTGCCGAATAAAAGGAAACCTAGATTTTTCTTAGTTTGCGGACAGCCGACCGATCAAAGTTGGATAAAGGTTTTAAATAAGATAAAAAATACAATCAATGCAGGCCAGGGTGTTATTGTTTTAGTTCCAGAGAATTTAAAAATTAAGTATGTTGCTGATCAATTAAAGGAACAGACAAAAAAAGAAGTTATTGTTTTAGATAAAAAGATTAGAGGGACTGAGGAGCTTAAGAATTGGTTAAGACTTAAGAATGCAGAAGCTTCTGTTGTTGTTGGTACGCGTTCATGTGTTTTTGCCCCCGTCTACAATTTGGGCCTTATTGTCATTTTAGAAGAGAACAATTTCTCCTATAAGCAAGATCAATCGCCTTTTTATCATGCGCGCGATGTGGCTTTGATGCGTTCAAGAATCGAAAAGTGTTCTTTTGTCGCCTTGGCCCAAGTCCCATCGGTAGAAATTTTCTTTTTAACAAAATCTAAAGAAATAGATCTCGTCAATTTATACCCTAAAACAAATTTGCCTGTTCAGGTTATTGATATTTCAAATTATAAGCCTCGAAAAAATACACTTGTCTCTATTCCTCTTTATTATGCAATTGAAAAAACACTTAATGAAAGAGGCAAAATATTACTTTTGATGAATAAACGAGGATTTAGTAGTTTTGGAGTTTGTGCAAAATGCCAGAATGTTTTAAAGTGTCCGCGCTGTGATGTGCATCTAACGTATTTGTTTCATTCCAAAGAAGTTGTTTGCAGGCATTGCAATTATAAATCTAATCGTCCAGAGATCTGTCCAAGTTGTAATGTTGGGTATCTGAATTTTACAGGGCAGGGCATTGAAAAGTTAGAGAGTGAGGTCGCTCGCATTTTCCCTTCGGCGCGTGTTAGTTGTTTTGACAGAGACAGCGGTCAGATTAAAAAAGATTTTGATGTTTTGGTTGCAACCCAAGCTGTTTTGAATTTACAAAAAAAACCTTCATTTGATCTAACGGCCGTTGTTCAGCTTGATAGCGAGCTCAATCGCTTGGATTACCGAGCGGCACACAAGGCGTTTTCTTTATTGTTGCATCTTAAGAGTTTGACAAATAAACAGATGGTTATTCAGACGAGGCTTGCCGACAATTATTGTATTGAGAATCTTGCGAAGGATGATTTTTTAGGGTTTTATGAAAATGAATTAGAGCTAAGAAAAGAAATTGAGTGTCCACCGTTTGTGCACATGGCCGAAGTGCTTGTTCGTTCACTTAAAAAAGAGTCTGCGCTTATTCAAGCGGATGCTTTATATCAAAATTTCTTGAGTCAGGATATCAAAGGCGTCGAGGTTTCTGACCCGCAGCCACATATGATTGCTCAGTTGCGCGATCAGTATCGATTTGCTATATTGATAAAAAGCAAGGAAGTTCAAAAAATTGTAAAAGTTGTCCGACAAGGTCTTAAGGATATAAAGCGAAAAGCAGATTCTATCGTGACTATTAATGTGGATCCTTAAAAAAGGAATTTGGCTATGAAAATAGTTTTTTTTGGAAGCGATGATTTTGCATCTAGAAATTTAGAGAGCTTGATTTGCTCTCGGCATGAGGTTTTGGCGTGCGTGACTCAACCGGATAGGCCTAAAGGGAGAGATCTTAAAATTTCTTTGCCAATGCCTAAAATTATTTCGGCTAATTATGGCGTAGATGTTTTACAGCCCAAAGATTTAAGAAGTGATGAGTTTTTAAAAGCACTGAAAGGCTATGGTGCTGAGCTTTTTGTTGTTATTGCGTATGGACGTATTTTGACAAAGGAAATTCTTGATTTACCAATGATGTTTTCAATTAATGTTCACGGCTCTCTTCTTCCGAAATATAGAGGAGCGGCTCCGATTAATTGGGCGATTATTAATGGCGATCAGAAAACGGGCATGACGATTGCTAAAATTGATCAAAATCTTGATTCTGGTGATATTTTAAAGCAAAAAGAATTAGATATTAAAAAAGATGATACTTCCGCGATTTTGAGGCAACGGATGATTAATGAGAGCGTCGATTTTCTTTTAAATTGCTTAGATGATATTGAAAATAATAATATTTCTCTTCAAAAGCAAGATTGCACCAAAGTTAGTTTTGCCCCAAAACTGACAAAGGAATTAGGGCTGATTGATTGGAATAAATCTGCAGAAGAGATTCGAAATCTTGTTCGTGGGCTATTGCCGTGGCCAAGCGCGTATACAAAATACAAAGGAAAAATTTTAAAGATTCTAGAAACAGAAGTTGTTGATCAGAATTCTGTTCCTGGCAAAATTATTAATGTTTCAAAGCAAGGTTTCGTGGTTGGCGCATCAGATAAGGCTCTTTTGGTTAAGAGAGTTCATCTGGAGTCTTCGAAACAAATGGATGCAGCAAGTTTCGTTGCAGGGCATAAGATTGAAGTCGGTACTATTTTAGGCTAATAAGATGTAATTTTGTAGGATAAACCCCACTTAAGATTTTTACTAAACAATTTTCCTTATTCCCCCTTTGTGCTATAATCGTGCATTAAAGGAAAAGTAATATATGCATGAATTAAGAAAAGATCCGATTATTGGCCGCTGGGTTGTTATGGCAAAAGATAGAGCCAGACGTCCAGGTAATTTTATTGTTGCGGATAGAAGTAACGACGATATTTCTTTGGAAAAAGAATGTTGTTTTTGTGAAGGTCATGAAAAAGAAACCCCGCCTGAAATCTATGCCATTCGAGAAAATAATTCTAAGCCAAATTCTAAGGGTTGGAAGGTGCGCGTTGTACCGGATAAGAATCCTGTTTTAGAAACAGATGTTGATTTGACACCAAAAGGTCATGGACTTTATGATGTTCTTGAGGGGAGAGGAGCGCATGAGGTTATTATTGAGACTCCAAGTCATATTGCAAATATGGCTGATTTAGATATTTCGCAGATTGCACTAGTGATTCAGACATATGTAGCGCGCATTAATGATCTTGAAAAAGATACTCGTTTGCAATATGTTTTGGCACATAAGAATTATAATTGGTCGAGGGACAATCAAAATATCACGCATTCTTATTCAGAGATTATTGCAACACCGATTAAACCTATGCGGGTTAAAGAAGAGCTTAATGGCTCAAAAAAGTATTTTGACTATCATGAGCGATGTATTTATTGCGATTTAATTAAGCAGGAAATTGCTGCTCAAGAACGCGTTATTTTTGAAAATGACCATTTTCTTGTTGTGGTGCCTTTTGCATCAAGATTTCCGTTTGAGCTTTGGGTTTTACCTAAAAAACATAATGCACAATTTCCAAAAGGAGTCAGTGGGCTGGAAACTGAATTGGCAAAAGCATTAAAGGAAATTTTGCTTAAGATCAAAATTGGTCTTGGTGATCCAGCATATCATTTTGTTGTTCATACAGCTCCATTTCAACGACAAAAAGAAAAACCGATGCAGGAGAATACTATGGAAGAGGATTATCATTGGCACATTGAAGTTATGCCAAGATTGACACATACAGCTGGTTTTGAAAAAGGAACAGGTTTTTATATTTGTCCTATTCCGCCAGAAGAAGCGGCAAGTTATTTAAGAGAGGTTGAGATTTAAATGGGAGAGTTGCGCAAAGATCCAATTTTAGGACGATGGGTTATTGTTAAAACAGAAAAATCTTTGATGCCTGAAGATTATGAGCAAGAGACGAGAGTTTTTCATCAGCAGGTAACGTGTCCATTTTGTCCTGAGCGAGAGAATCGAACGCCCCCAGAAATTGAAGCTATTCGCGATGGTGGCGGGGCAAATAGTTCTAATTGGCGTGTTCGCGTTGTGCCTAACAAATTTCCAGCGCTTGATATTTCAGGTGAAATTAATAGACGAGGTATTGGTGTTTTTGATATGTCGAATGGAATCGGAGCGCATGAAGTTATTGTTGAAACGCGGGATCACAGCAAAGATATCCCTGATCTAACAGATCAAGAAGTTTTTGATGTTATTAGCAAATATTGTTCTCGTTCTATTGATTTGGCAAAAGACCCGAGATTTAAATATGTTTTAATTTTTAAGAATTATGGCGTTCAAGCTGGCGCTAGTCTTGAGCATGCCCATAGTCAGGTGATGGCGCTTCCGATGGTTCCAAAATATGTTTTGGAAGCTTTGGAAGGTTCTGATCAGTATTATAGGTTTCATGGACGTTGTATTTATTGTGACATTATTCAGCAGGAGATAAAAGATAAGGACCGAATTATTGCAGAAAACGAAGATTTTATTTGTTTCGCTCCATATGCGTCTCGTTTTTCTTTTGAATCATGGATTATGCCGAAAAAGCATCAGGCTCAGTTTTGCGAAATGAATGATGCTCAGAAATATAGTCTTGGAAAAATTTTAAAAGAAATGTTGATGCGGAATAAAGCCTGTTTATTCGATCCTTCATATAATTTCTTTATTCACACAGCTCCTGGTAAGTATCACTATCCAGAGGGATATCATTGGCATATTGAGTTGATCCCAAAATTGACTAATATGGCTGGTTTTGAATGGGGCACTGGGTTTTATGTGGTTCAAACGGACCCTTTGATTGCGGCAAAATTCTTAAGAGAAGCTAAAATAGGGCAATCCACATCGTAGGTTTTCTTTCAAATAAATTTTCAAAGCTCTTGACTAAATAAAGGGAATGATTATAATAGTCATTCTTAAGATTAGATATTTTAAATTTATTACGATCATAAAATCACTTATTAACAAACCAGATGGAGGAAGATTATGAAAATAGGAATTAATGGTTTTGGACGCATTGGAAGAATGGTACTTCGTGTTGCTATGAAAAAAAGCAATATTGAAATTGTCGGAATTAACGATTTGACAGATGCTAAGACATTGGCACATTTATTGAAATATGATTCTGTTCAAGGTAGATTTGATGGAACTATTGAAGCAAAAGACAGTGCAATTGTTGTTAATGGCAAAGAAATTCCAGTGACGGCGATTAGGAATCCAGCTGAGATTCCATGGGGAAAATATGGTGTTGATGTTGTTGTTGAATCAACAGGTGTTTTTCGTAAAAAAGAACAGTGTCTAGAGCACATTAAGGCAGGGGCTAAAAAAGTTATTTTAACAGTTCCTTCTAAAGATGAAATTGATAACACGATTGTTTTAGGTGTTAATGATAATGAGCTAAAGAGTACAGACGTTGTTGTTTCAAATGCATCTTGTACAACAAATTGTTTGGCTCCGATGGTTAAGGTGTTAAATGATAATTTTGGTTTGGTTAAAGGGTTGATGACAACAATTCATTCTTATACAAATGATCAAAGTCTTCTTGATTTTCCACATTCTGACTTGAGACGCGCCCGATCAGCTGCTGTTTCTATGATTCCAACAACAACAGGAGCTGCTAAAGCGGTAGGAAAAGTTATTCCAGCACTTAATGGAAAATTAAACGGAATGGCGATTCGCGTACCAACTCCAGATGGATCTGTCACTGATTTTGTTGCTGAACTTAAAAAAGAAGCTACAGTTGAAGAAATTAACGCTGCTATGAAAAAAGCAGCTGAAGGTCCTCTAAAAGGTATTTTAGAGTATTGTGATGAGCCAATCGTTTCTTGTGACATCATTGGAAATCCGCATTCATGTATTTTTGATGCGTTATCAACAATGATTTCTGGAAATATGGTAAAGGTCATTGGTTGGTATGATAATGAGTGGGGATATTCAACCAGAGTTATTGAGTTGGCAGAAAAGCTTGCAAAATAATTTTTTTAAAGAATAGCAAAAAAAGGGCGCAACAAAAAAGTTGCGCCCTTTTTTATTTCTCTATTTTGAAAATAAGGTATAATAAATATAAATCAGTTGTTTATTATGCATAGGAGAAAGATATGAATTTTTTAAAAATAGCACAAGAGAAGATGAATGTTCTTCTTTTTGTATTGATTTCACTTTTCTTTTTGATGCCCGCACTTCAAGATGTTCATCCGATTATTCCCATATCGCCATTTGTGTTCTTTTTTATTCTCGTTTTGTCTCTTCGAGCAGGGTCTTTGAAAATGAAGACTTTTTGGCAATCGATTCTATTAGTTGCGATTGGTTTTTTTCTTGATCTTATTCTCGCGTTCATTACTACTCCGCTTCTCGAGAGGGTTTTGATTGTTTCTGTTCATGGAATCTATATCTTGATTTTAGGGCTTTCGATCAAAATGATTATAAAAAAGTTGATGGAGCAAGAGGACGACGTTGTTAATATTTTTAAATCTGGAATTTGTGGATATTTATTGATTGGTTTGTTATGGGCGGTTCTCTATTCTTTTACGTATTGGATTAATCGTGCAAACTTCTCTACTTACGAGTTAGGACAGATACCATTTTTTTATTTTAGTTATTCTGTTTTGACATCCTTGAAATTTTCTGGTGTTTTTCCGGTTACAACATGGGCGATTAGTTTGGCGTATCTCGAGATTATTTCTGGACAAATATTTTTAATTATTTTTGTGGCTCGCATGGCGGCTATTTTTATTAAAAAACAAAATATATTTAGATGATAAAAGATATTTATAAGATTGTTTTACTTCGTCATGGTGAAAGCATTTGGAATCGGGAAAATAGATTTACTGGATGGACAGATGTGGATTTGTCTGAAAACGGAATCGCCGAAGCCCACAAAGCAGGGCAAGTTTTAAAAGAAGAAGGTTTTGTTTTTGATGTTGCTTTTACGTCTGTTTTAACTCGCGCAACACACACCCTTTCAATTGTGCTTCAAGAGATGGACTTATCGTCAATTCCTGTTTCTTTTTCTTGGCGTTTAAATGAGCGGCATTATGGAGCTTTGCAGGGATTAAACAAAGCCGAGACAGCAAAAGAATATGGAGAGAGCCAAGTTCATATTTGGCGAAGAAGCTATGATGTTTGTCCGCCGCCTTTGACAAAACAAGATCAACGTTATCCTGGGTTTGATGAAAAGTATAAAAACTTAGATGAGAGCGATATTCCTTTAACTGAAAGCTTAGAAAAAACAGTTAATCGATTTTTACCTTTTTGGCATAATACAATTACGCCTGAGATAAAGAAGGGGAAGAGAATTTTGATTGCCGCCCACGGTAATAGTTTGCGCGCTTTAGTTAAGCATCTAGACGGCATTTCTGATCAAGATATTTCTAGTCTTAATATTCCAACAGGCATTCCATTGGTTTATGAGCTTAACTTAAATTTATGTCCAATTAAACATTATTATTTAGGAAAACCTGAAGATATCAGAAAAGCCACAGATTCTGTGGCTTCGCAGGGAAAAATAACAAAATAACGACTTTTCTAATGATGCTGCATCATTTTAATTTGCGTCTTATCCGTATTAAAATTAATAAAACCAGGGTACTTTTTGTCACG of Candidatus Omnitrophota bacterium contains these proteins:
- a CDS encoding galactose-1-phosphate uridylyltransferase is translated as MHELRKDPIIGRWVVMAKDRARRPGNFIVADRSNDDISLEKECCFCEGHEKETPPEIYAIRENNSKPNSKGWKVRVVPDKNPVLETDVDLTPKGHGLYDVLEGRGAHEVIIETPSHIANMADLDISQIALVIQTYVARINDLEKDTRLQYVLAHKNYNWSRDNQNITHSYSEIIATPIKPMRVKEELNGSKKYFDYHERCIYCDLIKQEIAAQERVIFENDHFLVVVPFASRFPFELWVLPKKHNAQFPKGVSGLETELAKALKEILLKIKIGLGDPAYHFVVHTAPFQRQKEKPMQENTMEEDYHWHIEVMPRLTHTAGFEKGTGFYICPIPPEEAASYLREVEI
- the galT gene encoding galactose-1-phosphate uridylyltransferase encodes the protein MGELRKDPILGRWVIVKTEKSLMPEDYEQETRVFHQQVTCPFCPERENRTPPEIEAIRDGGGANSSNWRVRVVPNKFPALDISGEINRRGIGVFDMSNGIGAHEVIVETRDHSKDIPDLTDQEVFDVISKYCSRSIDLAKDPRFKYVLIFKNYGVQAGASLEHAHSQVMALPMVPKYVLEALEGSDQYYRFHGRCIYCDIIQQEIKDKDRIIAENEDFICFAPYASRFSFESWIMPKKHQAQFCEMNDAQKYSLGKILKEMLMRNKACLFDPSYNFFIHTAPGKYHYPEGYHWHIELIPKLTNMAGFEWGTGFYVVQTDPLIAAKFLREAKIGQSTS
- the gap gene encoding type I glyceraldehyde-3-phosphate dehydrogenase, which translates into the protein MKIGINGFGRIGRMVLRVAMKKSNIEIVGINDLTDAKTLAHLLKYDSVQGRFDGTIEAKDSAIVVNGKEIPVTAIRNPAEIPWGKYGVDVVVESTGVFRKKEQCLEHIKAGAKKVILTVPSKDEIDNTIVLGVNDNELKSTDVVVSNASCTTNCLAPMVKVLNDNFGLVKGLMTTIHSYTNDQSLLDFPHSDLRRARSAAVSMIPTTTGAAKAVGKVIPALNGKLNGMAIRVPTPDGSVTDFVAELKKEATVEEINAAMKKAAEGPLKGILEYCDEPIVSCDIIGNPHSCIFDALSTMISGNMVKVIGWYDNEWGYSTRVIELAEKLAK
- the gpmA gene encoding 2,3-diphosphoglycerate-dependent phosphoglycerate mutase; its protein translation is MYKIVLLRHGESIWNRENRFTGWTDVDLSENGIAEAHKAGQVLKEEGFVFDVAFTSVLTRATHTLSIVLQEMDLSSIPVSFSWRLNERHYGALQGLNKAETAKEYGESQVHIWRRSYDVCPPPLTKQDQRYPGFDEKYKNLDESDIPLTESLEKTVNRFLPFWHNTITPEIKKGKRILIAAHGNSLRALVKHLDGISDQDISSLNIPTGIPLVYELNLNLCPIKHYYLGKPEDIRKATDSVASQGKITK